In the genome of Phlebotomus papatasi isolate M1 chromosome 2, Ppap_2.1, whole genome shotgun sequence, one region contains:
- the LOC129803650 gene encoding uncharacterized protein ZK1073.1 isoform X6 — MTENKDKNPDGSSRTRRYVVNTDRSGEIHVTVQGDLTQQEKRAVFMTVHDLGCNHTSFQEFVNSPCMTEIKERSCFIHIDAPGHGDNADPLPDNFNFPSLQTLGEDLVTVLDFLHVKYVIGLGEGAGANVMARFGLAHSSRCLGLILINCTGSAASVLETFKNKFITWKADEVAKSAESFLVYHKFGHQLVGDNPDKDKVIADFQSRLRGKLNNKNLGQYVKAFMSRKDLSLKACKVDILLITGMLSPYATVVEKLFRDLDKEKVTMLKIERAGDVLADAPAKVAQSILLFCKGQGQLTSVVMPGVDRSRAYSTSSGGSNDGGNTPVGALSRRLSRGMSMEEYDKPNIRRLSITVNDQLPPIKK, encoded by the exons AGATATGTCGTCAATACAGATAGAAGTGGAGAAATTCATGTCACAGTACAG GGTGACTTGACGCAGCAAGAGAAGCGAGCTGTTTTCATGACCGTACACGATTTGGGATGTAATC ACACATCATTCCAGGAATTTGTGAATAGCCCTTGTATGACAGAAATCAAG GAACGTTCGTGTTTCATTCACATCGATGCACCAGGTCATGGGGACAATGCTGATCCCCTGCCTGATAACTTCAATTTCCCTTCACTCCAAACTCTGGGTGAGGACCTGGTGACTGTACTGGACTTCTTGCACGTGAAGTATGTGATTGGCCTGGGTGAGGGTGCTGGGGCAAATGTGATGGCTCGATTTGGGCTTGCCCACTCCTCACGATGCCTCGGCCTCATTCTCATCAACTGCACAGGAAGTGCAGCATCAGTATTGGAAACATTTAAGAACAAG TTCATCACTTGGAAGGCTGATGAAGTTGCCAAATCTGCTGAGTCTTTTTTGGTTTACCACAAATTTGGCCAT CAATTGGTTGGTGATAATCCGGACAAGGACAAAGTGATTGCAGACTTTCAGAGTCGCCTGCGTGGTAAACTGAACAATAAGAACTTGGGACAATACGTGAAGGCATTCATGAG CCGCAAGGACTTGTCACTGAAGGCGTGCAAAGTGGACATTCTTCTCATAACAGGCATGCTGAGTCCATATGCCACAGTCGTTGAGAAATTGTTCAGGGACCTCGACAAGGAGAAGGTGACCATGTTAAAAATCGAACGTGCTGGAGACGTCTTGGCAGACGCT CCCGCCAAAGTGGCACAGTCCATCCTGCTATTCTGCAAGGGTCAGGGTCAACTGACGTCTGTTGTGATGCCGGGCGTTGATCGCTCTCGTGCTTACTCAACCAGCTCCGGAGGCTCCAATGACGGTGGAAATACACCCGTAGGTGCCCTCTCGAGGCGACTATCGCGTGGGATGTCCATGGAGGAATACGACAAGCCCAACATCCGGCGACTTAGTATCACAGTCAACGATCAGTTGCCACCCATCaagaagtaa
- the LOC129803650 gene encoding uncharacterized protein ZK1073.1 isoform X1 yields the protein MTTAEQRRLSFARRAESLVERVRFFNTIYERYVVNTDRSGEIHVTVQGDLTQQEKRAVFMTVHDLGCNHTSFQEFVNSPCMTEIKERSCFIHIDAPGHGDNADPLPDNFNFPSLQTLGEDLVTVLDFLHVKYVIGLGEGAGANVMARFGLAHSSRCLGLILINCTGSAASVLETFKNKFITWKADEVAKSAESFLVYHKFGHLQYLHEQLVGDNPDKDKVIADFQSRLRGKLNNKNLGQYVKAFMSRKDLSLKACKVDILLITGMLSPYATVVEKLFRDLDKEKVTMLKIERAGDVLADAPAKVAQSILLFCKGQGQLTSVVMPGVDRSRAYSTSSGGSNDGGNTPVGALSRRLSRGMSMEEYDKPNIRRLSITVNDQLPPIKK from the exons AGATATGTCGTCAATACAGATAGAAGTGGAGAAATTCATGTCACAGTACAG GGTGACTTGACGCAGCAAGAGAAGCGAGCTGTTTTCATGACCGTACACGATTTGGGATGTAATC ACACATCATTCCAGGAATTTGTGAATAGCCCTTGTATGACAGAAATCAAG GAACGTTCGTGTTTCATTCACATCGATGCACCAGGTCATGGGGACAATGCTGATCCCCTGCCTGATAACTTCAATTTCCCTTCACTCCAAACTCTGGGTGAGGACCTGGTGACTGTACTGGACTTCTTGCACGTGAAGTATGTGATTGGCCTGGGTGAGGGTGCTGGGGCAAATGTGATGGCTCGATTTGGGCTTGCCCACTCCTCACGATGCCTCGGCCTCATTCTCATCAACTGCACAGGAAGTGCAGCATCAGTATTGGAAACATTTAAGAACAAG TTCATCACTTGGAAGGCTGATGAAGTTGCCAAATCTGCTGAGTCTTTTTTGGTTTACCACAAATTTGGCCAT TTGCAATATTTACATGAG CAATTGGTTGGTGATAATCCGGACAAGGACAAAGTGATTGCAGACTTTCAGAGTCGCCTGCGTGGTAAACTGAACAATAAGAACTTGGGACAATACGTGAAGGCATTCATGAG CCGCAAGGACTTGTCACTGAAGGCGTGCAAAGTGGACATTCTTCTCATAACAGGCATGCTGAGTCCATATGCCACAGTCGTTGAGAAATTGTTCAGGGACCTCGACAAGGAGAAGGTGACCATGTTAAAAATCGAACGTGCTGGAGACGTCTTGGCAGACGCT CCCGCCAAAGTGGCACAGTCCATCCTGCTATTCTGCAAGGGTCAGGGTCAACTGACGTCTGTTGTGATGCCGGGCGTTGATCGCTCTCGTGCTTACTCAACCAGCTCCGGAGGCTCCAATGACGGTGGAAATACACCCGTAGGTGCCCTCTCGAGGCGACTATCGCGTGGGATGTCCATGGAGGAATACGACAAGCCCAACATCCGGCGACTTAGTATCACAGTCAACGATCAGTTGCCACCCATCaagaagtaa
- the LOC129803650 gene encoding uncharacterized protein ZK1073.1 isoform X2, whose translation MTTAEQRRLSFARRAESLVERVRFFNTIYERYVVNTDRSGEIHVTVQGDLTQQEKRAVFMTVHDLGCNHTSFQEFVNSPCMTEIKERSCFIHIDAPGHGDNADPLPDNFNFPSLQTLGEDLVTVLDFLHVKYVIGLGEGAGANVMARFGLAHSSRCLGLILINCTGSAASVLETFKNKFITWKADEVAKSAESFLVYHKFGHQLVGDNPDKDKVIADFQSRLRGKLNNKNLGQYVKAFMSRKDLSLKACKVDILLITGMLSPYATVVEKLFRDLDKEKVTMLKIERAGDVLADAPAKVAQSILLFCKGQGQLTSVVMPGVDRSRAYSTSSGGSNDGGNTPVGALSRRLSRGMSMEEYDKPNIRRLSITVNDQLPPIKK comes from the exons AGATATGTCGTCAATACAGATAGAAGTGGAGAAATTCATGTCACAGTACAG GGTGACTTGACGCAGCAAGAGAAGCGAGCTGTTTTCATGACCGTACACGATTTGGGATGTAATC ACACATCATTCCAGGAATTTGTGAATAGCCCTTGTATGACAGAAATCAAG GAACGTTCGTGTTTCATTCACATCGATGCACCAGGTCATGGGGACAATGCTGATCCCCTGCCTGATAACTTCAATTTCCCTTCACTCCAAACTCTGGGTGAGGACCTGGTGACTGTACTGGACTTCTTGCACGTGAAGTATGTGATTGGCCTGGGTGAGGGTGCTGGGGCAAATGTGATGGCTCGATTTGGGCTTGCCCACTCCTCACGATGCCTCGGCCTCATTCTCATCAACTGCACAGGAAGTGCAGCATCAGTATTGGAAACATTTAAGAACAAG TTCATCACTTGGAAGGCTGATGAAGTTGCCAAATCTGCTGAGTCTTTTTTGGTTTACCACAAATTTGGCCAT CAATTGGTTGGTGATAATCCGGACAAGGACAAAGTGATTGCAGACTTTCAGAGTCGCCTGCGTGGTAAACTGAACAATAAGAACTTGGGACAATACGTGAAGGCATTCATGAG CCGCAAGGACTTGTCACTGAAGGCGTGCAAAGTGGACATTCTTCTCATAACAGGCATGCTGAGTCCATATGCCACAGTCGTTGAGAAATTGTTCAGGGACCTCGACAAGGAGAAGGTGACCATGTTAAAAATCGAACGTGCTGGAGACGTCTTGGCAGACGCT CCCGCCAAAGTGGCACAGTCCATCCTGCTATTCTGCAAGGGTCAGGGTCAACTGACGTCTGTTGTGATGCCGGGCGTTGATCGCTCTCGTGCTTACTCAACCAGCTCCGGAGGCTCCAATGACGGTGGAAATACACCCGTAGGTGCCCTCTCGAGGCGACTATCGCGTGGGATGTCCATGGAGGAATACGACAAGCCCAACATCCGGCGACTTAGTATCACAGTCAACGATCAGTTGCCACCCATCaagaagtaa
- the LOC129803650 gene encoding uncharacterized protein ZK1073.1 isoform X3, whose translation MTTAEQRRLSFARRAESLVERRYVVNTDRSGEIHVTVQGDLTQQEKRAVFMTVHDLGCNHTSFQEFVNSPCMTEIKERSCFIHIDAPGHGDNADPLPDNFNFPSLQTLGEDLVTVLDFLHVKYVIGLGEGAGANVMARFGLAHSSRCLGLILINCTGSAASVLETFKNKFITWKADEVAKSAESFLVYHKFGHLQYLHEQLVGDNPDKDKVIADFQSRLRGKLNNKNLGQYVKAFMSRKDLSLKACKVDILLITGMLSPYATVVEKLFRDLDKEKVTMLKIERAGDVLADAPAKVAQSILLFCKGQGQLTSVVMPGVDRSRAYSTSSGGSNDGGNTPVGALSRRLSRGMSMEEYDKPNIRRLSITVNDQLPPIKK comes from the exons AGATATGTCGTCAATACAGATAGAAGTGGAGAAATTCATGTCACAGTACAG GGTGACTTGACGCAGCAAGAGAAGCGAGCTGTTTTCATGACCGTACACGATTTGGGATGTAATC ACACATCATTCCAGGAATTTGTGAATAGCCCTTGTATGACAGAAATCAAG GAACGTTCGTGTTTCATTCACATCGATGCACCAGGTCATGGGGACAATGCTGATCCCCTGCCTGATAACTTCAATTTCCCTTCACTCCAAACTCTGGGTGAGGACCTGGTGACTGTACTGGACTTCTTGCACGTGAAGTATGTGATTGGCCTGGGTGAGGGTGCTGGGGCAAATGTGATGGCTCGATTTGGGCTTGCCCACTCCTCACGATGCCTCGGCCTCATTCTCATCAACTGCACAGGAAGTGCAGCATCAGTATTGGAAACATTTAAGAACAAG TTCATCACTTGGAAGGCTGATGAAGTTGCCAAATCTGCTGAGTCTTTTTTGGTTTACCACAAATTTGGCCAT TTGCAATATTTACATGAG CAATTGGTTGGTGATAATCCGGACAAGGACAAAGTGATTGCAGACTTTCAGAGTCGCCTGCGTGGTAAACTGAACAATAAGAACTTGGGACAATACGTGAAGGCATTCATGAG CCGCAAGGACTTGTCACTGAAGGCGTGCAAAGTGGACATTCTTCTCATAACAGGCATGCTGAGTCCATATGCCACAGTCGTTGAGAAATTGTTCAGGGACCTCGACAAGGAGAAGGTGACCATGTTAAAAATCGAACGTGCTGGAGACGTCTTGGCAGACGCT CCCGCCAAAGTGGCACAGTCCATCCTGCTATTCTGCAAGGGTCAGGGTCAACTGACGTCTGTTGTGATGCCGGGCGTTGATCGCTCTCGTGCTTACTCAACCAGCTCCGGAGGCTCCAATGACGGTGGAAATACACCCGTAGGTGCCCTCTCGAGGCGACTATCGCGTGGGATGTCCATGGAGGAATACGACAAGCCCAACATCCGGCGACTTAGTATCACAGTCAACGATCAGTTGCCACCCATCaagaagtaa
- the LOC129803650 gene encoding uncharacterized protein ZK1073.1 isoform X4: protein MTENKDKNPDGSSRTRRYVVNTDRSGEIHVTVQGDLTQQEKRAVFMTVHDLGCNHTSFQEFVNSPCMTEIKERSCFIHIDAPGHGDNADPLPDNFNFPSLQTLGEDLVTVLDFLHVKYVIGLGEGAGANVMARFGLAHSSRCLGLILINCTGSAASVLETFKNKFITWKADEVAKSAESFLVYHKFGHLQYLHEQLVGDNPDKDKVIADFQSRLRGKLNNKNLGQYVKAFMSRKDLSLKACKVDILLITGMLSPYATVVEKLFRDLDKEKVTMLKIERAGDVLADAPAKVAQSILLFCKGQGQLTSVVMPGVDRSRAYSTSSGGSNDGGNTPVGALSRRLSRGMSMEEYDKPNIRRLSITVNDQLPPIKK from the exons AGATATGTCGTCAATACAGATAGAAGTGGAGAAATTCATGTCACAGTACAG GGTGACTTGACGCAGCAAGAGAAGCGAGCTGTTTTCATGACCGTACACGATTTGGGATGTAATC ACACATCATTCCAGGAATTTGTGAATAGCCCTTGTATGACAGAAATCAAG GAACGTTCGTGTTTCATTCACATCGATGCACCAGGTCATGGGGACAATGCTGATCCCCTGCCTGATAACTTCAATTTCCCTTCACTCCAAACTCTGGGTGAGGACCTGGTGACTGTACTGGACTTCTTGCACGTGAAGTATGTGATTGGCCTGGGTGAGGGTGCTGGGGCAAATGTGATGGCTCGATTTGGGCTTGCCCACTCCTCACGATGCCTCGGCCTCATTCTCATCAACTGCACAGGAAGTGCAGCATCAGTATTGGAAACATTTAAGAACAAG TTCATCACTTGGAAGGCTGATGAAGTTGCCAAATCTGCTGAGTCTTTTTTGGTTTACCACAAATTTGGCCAT TTGCAATATTTACATGAG CAATTGGTTGGTGATAATCCGGACAAGGACAAAGTGATTGCAGACTTTCAGAGTCGCCTGCGTGGTAAACTGAACAATAAGAACTTGGGACAATACGTGAAGGCATTCATGAG CCGCAAGGACTTGTCACTGAAGGCGTGCAAAGTGGACATTCTTCTCATAACAGGCATGCTGAGTCCATATGCCACAGTCGTTGAGAAATTGTTCAGGGACCTCGACAAGGAGAAGGTGACCATGTTAAAAATCGAACGTGCTGGAGACGTCTTGGCAGACGCT CCCGCCAAAGTGGCACAGTCCATCCTGCTATTCTGCAAGGGTCAGGGTCAACTGACGTCTGTTGTGATGCCGGGCGTTGATCGCTCTCGTGCTTACTCAACCAGCTCCGGAGGCTCCAATGACGGTGGAAATACACCCGTAGGTGCCCTCTCGAGGCGACTATCGCGTGGGATGTCCATGGAGGAATACGACAAGCCCAACATCCGGCGACTTAGTATCACAGTCAACGATCAGTTGCCACCCATCaagaagtaa
- the LOC129803650 gene encoding uncharacterized protein ZK1073.1 isoform X5: MTTAEQRRLSFARRAESLVERRYVVNTDRSGEIHVTVQGDLTQQEKRAVFMTVHDLGCNHTSFQEFVNSPCMTEIKERSCFIHIDAPGHGDNADPLPDNFNFPSLQTLGEDLVTVLDFLHVKYVIGLGEGAGANVMARFGLAHSSRCLGLILINCTGSAASVLETFKNKFITWKADEVAKSAESFLVYHKFGHQLVGDNPDKDKVIADFQSRLRGKLNNKNLGQYVKAFMSRKDLSLKACKVDILLITGMLSPYATVVEKLFRDLDKEKVTMLKIERAGDVLADAPAKVAQSILLFCKGQGQLTSVVMPGVDRSRAYSTSSGGSNDGGNTPVGALSRRLSRGMSMEEYDKPNIRRLSITVNDQLPPIKK; encoded by the exons AGATATGTCGTCAATACAGATAGAAGTGGAGAAATTCATGTCACAGTACAG GGTGACTTGACGCAGCAAGAGAAGCGAGCTGTTTTCATGACCGTACACGATTTGGGATGTAATC ACACATCATTCCAGGAATTTGTGAATAGCCCTTGTATGACAGAAATCAAG GAACGTTCGTGTTTCATTCACATCGATGCACCAGGTCATGGGGACAATGCTGATCCCCTGCCTGATAACTTCAATTTCCCTTCACTCCAAACTCTGGGTGAGGACCTGGTGACTGTACTGGACTTCTTGCACGTGAAGTATGTGATTGGCCTGGGTGAGGGTGCTGGGGCAAATGTGATGGCTCGATTTGGGCTTGCCCACTCCTCACGATGCCTCGGCCTCATTCTCATCAACTGCACAGGAAGTGCAGCATCAGTATTGGAAACATTTAAGAACAAG TTCATCACTTGGAAGGCTGATGAAGTTGCCAAATCTGCTGAGTCTTTTTTGGTTTACCACAAATTTGGCCAT CAATTGGTTGGTGATAATCCGGACAAGGACAAAGTGATTGCAGACTTTCAGAGTCGCCTGCGTGGTAAACTGAACAATAAGAACTTGGGACAATACGTGAAGGCATTCATGAG CCGCAAGGACTTGTCACTGAAGGCGTGCAAAGTGGACATTCTTCTCATAACAGGCATGCTGAGTCCATATGCCACAGTCGTTGAGAAATTGTTCAGGGACCTCGACAAGGAGAAGGTGACCATGTTAAAAATCGAACGTGCTGGAGACGTCTTGGCAGACGCT CCCGCCAAAGTGGCACAGTCCATCCTGCTATTCTGCAAGGGTCAGGGTCAACTGACGTCTGTTGTGATGCCGGGCGTTGATCGCTCTCGTGCTTACTCAACCAGCTCCGGAGGCTCCAATGACGGTGGAAATACACCCGTAGGTGCCCTCTCGAGGCGACTATCGCGTGGGATGTCCATGGAGGAATACGACAAGCCCAACATCCGGCGACTTAGTATCACAGTCAACGATCAGTTGCCACCCATCaagaagtaa